Within Acomys russatus chromosome 7, mAcoRus1.1, whole genome shotgun sequence, the genomic segment ACCAGCACAGTGAGCATGATGGTCATGTACAATCTGGTGAGCTTCATCCGACCAGCGCCACAGAACAACCTGGCCAGCAGGGCAAAGCTGGACGCGCAGAGgaccacaaacaaaaatattaggcACGCGGCAATAAAGAAATTCGATGCCAGGCACCGCTTGTCATTTTcgtattttttttccaggaaaccACAGAAATACCTGTTCAAAATGCAGATCAACAGTGACAGGACCCAGATCGCAGCACACATGACAGTTGATGTGTGTTTTGGGCGGCGGCAGCGATACCAGATGGGGCACAGGACAGAGAGACAGCGCTCTGTGCTGATggcactgagcatgctcaggcCTGCGATGTAGGGAACCATCATGACGGTGTTAAAGGACGGGAGAAAAATAATGTCAGGGTACGAAAACTTGAGGAGGAGCAGCGTGGAGTCTATGAtgtgacagaggaggaagaggaaatcagCTATGGCCAGGTTCAGTATGTAGACGGAGAAGGCATTCCTGCGTAAGCGGAAGCCCAAGAGCCAGAACACAGTGGCGTTTCCTGTCAGCCCGACTAGTCCCGAGATGATGATCATCAGATTTGGGATCAGGGTCCTGCTGTTGAAACTT encodes:
- the LOC127191465 gene encoding mas-related G-protein coupled receptor member A, with the protein product MAVTTTNPMDKTIPGSFNSRTLIPNLMIIISGLVGLTGNATVFWLLGFRLRRNAFSVYILNLAIADFLFLLCHIIDSTLLLLKFSYPDIIFLPSFNTVMMVPYIAGLSMLSAISTERCLSVLCPIWYRCRRPKHTSTVMCAAIWVLSLLICILNRYFCGFLEKKYENDKRCLASNFFIAACLIFLFVVLCASSFALLARLFCGAGRMKLTRLYMTIMLTVLVFLLCGLPFGIHWFLLIWIKIEYGVFAYGLYLASLVLTAVNSCANPIIYFFVGSFRHHLKHQTLKMVLERALQDTPETAENTVEMSTSKVEQ